One Temnothorax longispinosus isolate EJ_2023e chromosome 8, Tlon_JGU_v1, whole genome shotgun sequence genomic region harbors:
- the Mical gene encoding uncharacterized protein Mical isoform X4, whose translation MDQIGKKQAANSPEVALASEIFDQFCNAATLKSILSYYRQLCELLKIRPNAINQFYPKLKTKLRSWKAQALWKKFDQRANHKCYNRGKVCPNTRVLIIGGGPCGLRTAIEAQLLGAKVVVVEKRDRMSRNNVLHLWPFVIQDLRGLGAKKFFGKFCAGSIDHISIRQLQCILLKVALILGVEFHENVSFDSLIQPPDNQEDGKIGWRAKTSPADHPVSQYEFDVLIGADGKRNTLEGFKRKEFRGKLAIAITANFINKRTEAEARVEEISGVAFIFNQKFFKELYQETGIDLENIVYYKDDTHYFVMTAKKHSLIDKGVILRDHADTAKLLAKENVDREALMLYAREAAEFSTEYQMMDMEFAVNHYGQPDVAMFDFTSMYAAENASRVLERHGHRLLMILVGDSLLEPFWPTGSGCARGFLSSLDAGWAIKGWGASLLPLEVIAERESIYRLLGQTTPENLNRDYAAYTLDPHTRYPNLNVRSVTPIQVRSLLDTDDPESIKQPAIQSEIDIPKKRKRRDLRADTQVHPDTLLRWLQKQVALYDKVHIEDMGASFKDGLAICAIVHRYRPDLIDFYSLNAKDAVKNNQLAFDTLDKELNIPPIMTGEEMVQCDVPDTLAMFSYLTQIYEVFRGEIPYIKHPKLEPEAEECTAHPKQLKQWTSEEKATKARHSRSRHANENVHSYVDKKDNTVGRRSRKRRSTEKVGATMDRQPKVRIGHRRGSVDEEFSGRIKDFEDKLKGTTSSEKKPRDLLRAIGKIEKTDWNVKEIEKKIEENKMGRGVRHERVEKVPKWSREQMCICFIQFLARQIKMEKRGNDQRDTYSKYADIDNTLKNIGKKIREGSALGYNKVSAMAEQFSNKNQDVEPKLQKSNTKPAVVLPVQGGSEMCHFCNKRVYLMERLSAEGKFFHRGCFRCEYCSISLRIGNHTFDREKNGGRFYCTQHFGLSGTMKTRVEKKKISLVNKENVSNAAATLKTPEKAKTSLEGIVGLDLLDRGQTPERIEFENLAEISDPEEAHSQMDEDEWTDRNFGASTAEMGSSDDISDMSDSDEDNEVFEEAIDQPLTTEGTLELAKNWTLRYSHPHATIGQSDTGSNEYEDSSDEYTSEDDESGTATEDEEDVRARELRKQEVWLKVPPRSSDTDTGSETEVVSSEEASTEESVENSATEISTDSEFEHDEATPTQHEIPEITINDSYVRKTRGAYVELKKVQVKSKVISSINGNLTQDKRQQDISEQFLGDRTKNLESNKEVNCNVPASVDTNNCTPLLNPRKGDYLLNRTHSTGGIASRLSLELKKRYLLGGSALGGSVIKSGSASNVDTKLRNFTDAISQHQKLLNPAPEPSPTMQAFLQGTSKLRTNNAPLSPLSPTVLFSRQLSTDHCRNSLNDVAKPTTLIETSKAQQLPDLVKESSILKSKTAPNICNESSVKDGKLIDEQVFLQETNNLTKKASIASTIEDVKSSQNTEKVLSNNAEEGNGFRPRSPLHETSIVVPQVDWSRKNEDKDASSGDFEMDSDSLSSSDSNEAVEKQLAVNLLPPRLRIHSTDGDLLLDEGADRYTKLYDPDDGQTFEPDSIEVSFLRDRRLLDPIDNTVEMVNNNMERLDLRDDNRKSNCSSPTSEASAMSNKQDDSEENDVTTAAFTETEFSEWARDGEALVSDDLRDVELDINPNFITVRRNNAKLSCTPAKIAKEEDTELDYSKIDRLIDHEYPNNNTSKLLVNGEDINYMDTDNESLLDDSLQDASNIAMLKNRGYIEFVNIKTTLSNIPTSTNMCDLRIADAPIARLDLENDSYGEEEEEEGFKDANVIEIDPVTMEDVMGKLNEPNVSKSSMKSDIPVKDPNEGEFKENVKREQLAEAFNKELLQSMEEDSLLLVEPAEDTTTSEVVTVLASPINPQVSIIPVETTEKREEPAKADSSNPDYLEYVKRLQSRIAEFSNAKDSIDVRKSRRKNSKSLAQIRTAEMIAEEIKCQETMNVTVDSNGVNSPATSRKLEEITRERSKQKNLIQDLLMDKLEAHKQKSAEKKARRAARASSFTTALSPIKPSLSNSSSVGNKFVPTSIMSPVSSPTHTTFGEANKSLNLSMFSCPREQTDQEEAKEKIPKKADEEPITASLENSFKTPLAPPRLKSEEARRTAEKARQDARERARMKSDEDLGLSPEDRIKELRMKVTRRQLSMDDTKKDDTPKTERVKSYNFSTIDNSEPKLQISKSTDNMKNIAKKINFQKLPAAGAKSMDELLNTAGLSLSDNNSMATKRDKKKQKDSERRKSIIQAVSDFFFKKETSPSPNQKDKLSMFRLTSKSKGKIDKTVSSKCDTRPKSVCEDMLVGNFLRENPPPVPPPPLNYSAYATQVSDDSLSDDDTKTAALSGSCMQKVTATEESCNSVSRKLKTAKKVARQAQLKRLRMAQEIQRKLEETEVKQKELESRGVSVEKALRGEGDSSNREEADLLREWFDLMKERTELRRYEKELLVRAQEVQLEDRHERLQQELRERLADDDDKKTSDDVKKEGEILTEMLEIVAKRDSLIVLLEEERQRYQNEDRDLEAQMLAKGLRLTPIKKCGPKYSV comes from the exons ATGGATCAGATCGGCAAGAAGCAAGCGGCCAACTCACCGGAGGTGGCGTTGGCCAGCGAGATTTTCGACCAGTTTTGCAACGCCGCTACGTTGAAATCTATTCTTAGCTACTACAGACAACTGTGCGAATTGCTGAAAATCCGACCGAACGCCATTAATCAGTTTTATCCAAAGTTGAAAACAAAACTGCGATCGTGGAAGGCGCAAGCTCTATGGAAGAAATTCGATCAGCGAGCAAATCACAAGTGTTATAATCGTGGCAAAGTATGCCCGAACACGAGg GTTTTGATTATCGGCGGTGGCCCATGTGGTCTGCGCACAGCTATAGAAGCGCAATTATTGGGAGCCAAAGTCGTTGTGGTGGAGAAAAGAGACCGAATGTCCCGGAACAATGTTTTACATCTATGGCCTTTCGTCATTCAGGATCTACGTGGCTTAGGAGCGAAGAAATTTTTCGGCAAGTTTTGCGCCGGTTCTATAGATCACATCAGCATTCGACAGCTGCAGTGTATTTTGCTAAAGGTTGCTCTGATTCTTGGTGTCGAGTTCCACGAGAATGTAAGCTTCGATTCTTTGATTCAACCACCGGATAACCAGGAAGATGGca AGATCGGTTGGAGAGCGAAGACTTCACCAGCTGATCATCCTGTCTCCCAATACGAATTCGATGTGCTAATTGGAGCTGATGGCAAGAGAAATACCTTGGAAGGTTTCAAACGAAAGGAATTTCGAGGAAAACTAGCCATCGCAATCAcggcaaattttataaacaaacgGACCGAGGCAGAGGCTCGTGTCGAAGAGATCAGCGGTGTCGCCTTTATCTTTAATCAAAAGTtcttcaaagaattgtaccaAGAAACGGGTATCGACTTGGAAAATATCGTGTATTATAAAGATGATACGCATTATTTCGTTATGACTGCCAAGAAACATAGTTTAATCGACAAGGGAGTTATTCTGCGG gATCATGCTGACACTGCAAAACTACTCGCAAAAGAAAATGTGGATCGTGAAGCGTTGATGTTATACGCGCGAGAAGCGGCGGAATTTTCGACGGAATATCAAATGATGGATATGGAATTTGCGGTAAATCATTATGGTCAACCGGACGTAGCCATGTTCGACTTTACTTCGATGTACGCGGCAGAAAATGCAAGTCGCGTATTGGAGCGTCACGGTCATAGACTGCTCATGATCCTCGTAGGCGATAGCCTTTTGGAG CCATTTTGGCCTACCGGCTCTGGTTGCGCAAGAGGATTCTTGAGCTCTCTGGATGCGGGCTGGGCAATCAAAGGTTGGGGTGCTTCGTTGTTACCGTTAGAAGTAATTGCAGAGCGTGAATCCATATACAGACTGTTGGGACAGACGACACCAGAGAACTTGAATAGAGATTACGCCGCATATACCTTGGATCCTCACACTAG gtatccGAATCTTAATGTACGTTCTGTAACTCCGATACAAGTGCGCAGTCTTCTTGACACGGATGATCCTGAAAGCATCAAACAACCCGCGATACAGTCTGAAATCGATATTCCAAAGAAACGAAAACGTCGCG atcTGAGAGCTGACACTCAAGTTCATCCAGACACGTTGCTTCGCTGGCTACAAAAGCAAGTTGCATTGTACGATAAAGTTCACATCGAAGATATGGGTGCCTCTTTTAAAGATGGTTTAGCTATTTGTGCAATTGTTCATAGATACCGTCCagatttaattgatttttatagcTTAAACGCGAAAGATGCAGTAAAGAACAATCAACTCGCCTTTGATACATTGGATAAGGAATTGAACATACCACCG ATAATGACAGGAGAAGAAATGGTTCAATGCGATGTTCCTGATACACTTGCCATGTTTTCTTACTTAACGCAAATATATGAAGTTTTTAGAGGCGAGATTCCATACATCAAACATCCGAAATTA GAACCAGAAGCGGAGGAATGCACCGCGCATCCAAAGCAACTGAAACAATGGACATCTGAGGAAAAGGCTACGAAAGCACGGCACTCACGCTCACGGCATGCTAATGAAAATGTGCACTCTTACGTGGACAAAAAGGATAATACGGTTGGCCGGCGTTCTCGAAAGAGGCGAAGTACCGAGAAAGTGGGCGCTACGATG GACAGACAACCTAAAGTACGCATTGGTCACCGAAGAGGTAGCGTAGACGAGGAGTTTTCGGGAAGGATAAAAGATTTTGAAGATAAGCTGAAAGGGACAACATCTTCCGAGAAGAAACCTAGAGATCTTTTACGTGCTATCG GTAAAATCGAGAAAACTGATTGGAACGTGAAAGAAATCGAAAAGAAGATCGAAGAGAACAAAATGGGCCGCGGCGTTCGTCACGAACGTGTAGAGAAAGTGCCGAAGTGGAGTCGCGAGCAG ATGTGTATATGTTTCATTCAGTTTTTAGCTCGGCAGATCAAGATGGAGAAGCGAGGCAACGATCAAAGAGATACCTACAGTAAGTACGCTGACATAGACAATACCCTGAAGAATATAGGCAAGAAGATCCGGGAAGGTAGCGCGCTCGGGTACAATAAAGTTTCAGCCATGGCTGAAcaattttcgaataaaaatcaGGATGTGGAACCCAAGCTGCAGAAATCG AACACTAAGCCTGCTGTCGTACTACCTGTGCAAGGGGGTTCAGAGATGTGccatttttgcaataaaagaGTTTATCTTATGGAAAGACTTAGTGCGGAAGGCAAATTTTTTCACCGCGGCTGCTTTCGATGTGAATATTGTTCCATCTCGTTAAGAATAG gAAATCATACATTTGATCGCGAGAAAAACGGAGGACGTTTTTACTGCACGCAACACTTTGGACTATCGGGAACGATGAAAACTAgagtagaaaaaaagaagatcaGCTTGgtgaataaagaaaatgtatctAATGCCGCGGCTACGTTAAAAACACCAGAAAAG gCCAAGACATCCTTAGAAGGCATTGTCGGACTCGATTTACTCGATCGTGGTCAAACTCCGGAAAGAATTGAATTTGAAAATCTGGCAGAAATATCAGATCCTGAGGAAGCTCACAGTCAAATGGATGAAGATGAATGGACAGATAGAAATTTTGGTGCTTCTACCGCAGAAATGGGATCCAGTGATGATATTTCGGATATGAG TGATTCTGATGAGGATAATGAAGTATTTGAGGAAGCTATAGATCAACCACTAACGACTGAAGGAACTCTCGAGTTAGCCAAGAATTGGACATTGCGTTATTCGCATCCGCATGCTACAATCGGACAATCTGATACTGGCAGCAATGAATATGAAGATTCTAGCGACGAATATACTAGTGAAG ACGATGAAAGTGGCACTGCGACTGAAGACGAAGAAGACGTACGCGCACGAGAGCTCCGGAAGCAGGAAGTGTGGTTGAAGGTGCCACCGCGCAGCTCTGATACCGATACCGGTTCGGAAACAGAG GTTGTCTCGTCGGAAGAAGCGTCGACTGAGGAGAGCGTGGAAAATTCCGCGACCGAAATTTCGACCGACTCCGAATTTGAGCACGATGAAGCGACTCCGACACAGCACGAGATTCCCGAGATTACCATCAACGATTCCTACGTGCGGAAAACGAGAGGCGCTTATGTTGAGCTGAAGAAAGTGCAGGTGAAGAGTAAGGTGATCTCTTCGATCAATGGCAACCTGACGCAAGACAAAAGACAGCAAGATATTAGCGAGCAGTTTTTGGGAGACCGTACTAAGAATCTTGAATCGAACAAAGAAGTAAATTGCAACGTGCCGGCTTCTGTCGACACAAATAACTGTACACCATTGTTGAATCCACGAAAGGGAGATTATCTTTTGAATCGCACTCACTCCACCGGCGGAATCGCTTCGAGACTCTccttagaattaaaaaaacgttatttgTTAGGCGGATCAGCGTTGGGTGGTTCCGTTATAAAATCAGGTTCGGCGTCTAATGTGGACACGAAATTGAGAAACTTTACTGATGCAATCTCTCAGcatcaaaagttattaaacCCAGCACCGGAGCCTAGTCCTACCATGCAAGCATTTCTTcaag gtacTAGTAAACTGCGAACCAACAATGCACCGCTTTCTCCACTGTCGCctacagttttattttcgcGACAGTTATCAACCGATCACTGCCGAAATTCATTAAACGATGTCGCGAAGCCGACCACCTTGATAGAAACATCTAAAGCACAGCAATTACCTGATTTAGTGAAAGAATCCAGTATTTTGAAATCGAAGACAGCACCCAACATCTGCAATGAGTCTTCAGTGAAAGACGGGAAGTTAATCGACGAACAAGTATTTCTACAGGAAACTAATAACTTGACGAAGAAGGCCTCTATTGCCTCTACTATAGAGGATGTAAAAAGCTCGCAAAATACAGAGAAAGTTCTCTCGAACAATGCGGAGGAAGGTAACGGTTTTAGACCGCGTAGTCCTCTCCACGAGACATCTATTGTCGTGCCGCAAGTAGACTGGAGCAGAAAGAACGAAGACAAGGATGCCAGTTCGGGTGATTTTGAGATGGACAGCGATTCATTATCCTCTTCCGACTCTAACGAAGCAGTTGAGAAGCAACTTGCCGTAAATCTTTTGCCGCCCAGATTACGGATTCATAGCACCGATGGTGATCTTTTACTGGATGAGGGAGCTGATCGATACACGAAGCTTTACGATCCTGATGATGGCCAGACTTTCGAGCCGGATTCTATCGAAGTCTCCTTTCTGCGGGACCGCCGATTACTCGATCCAATTGACAATACTGTTGAAATGGTGAATAATAATATGGAACGATTAGATTTGCGGGATGACAATAGAAAGAGCAACTGCAGCAGCCCTACTTCCGAAGCTTCGGCAATGTCTAACAAACAAGATGATTCCGAGGAGAACGATGTTACTACCGCAGCATTCACTGAGACAGAGTTTTCCGAATGGGCCCGCGATGGAGAGGCTTTGGTTTCTGACGACCTTCGTGACGTAGAACTCGACATTAATCCTAATTTCATCACTGTACGAAGGAATAATGCAAAGTTATCCTGTACACCCGCCAAAATTGCTAAAGAGGAGGATACGGAACTCGACTATTCCAAGATCGATCGGTTAATCGATCACGAGTACCCGAACAATAACACGTCAAAACTCTTAGTCAATGGCgaagatattaattacatgGATACAGACAATGAGTCGCTGCTGGATGACAGCCTTCAAGATGCTTCCAATATCGCAATGCTGAAAAATCGAGGTTACATCGAATTCGTCAATATCAAGACGACTCTTTCCAACATTCCTACTTCAACTAACATGTGCGATCTACGAATCGCTGATGCGCCAATAGCGAGGCTCGATCTGGAAAACGATTCGTACGgtgaagaagaagaggaagaaggcTTCAAGGACGCCAATGTGATCGAAATTGATCCAGTTACCATGGAGGATGTGATGGGCAAATTAAACGAGCCTAATGTGAGTAAATCGTCAATGAAATCGGATATTCCGGTGAAAGATCCGAATGAGGGGGAATTTAAGGAGAACGTGAAGCGGGAACAATTGGCAGAAGCTTTTAACAAAGAATTACTTCAATCGATGGAGGAAGATAGTTTGTTACTTGTAGAGCCAGCGGAAGATACGACTACCAGCGAAGTTGTCACAGTACTTGCGAGTCCGATCAATCCTCAGGTGTCTATAATTCCTGTAGAAACGACGGAGAAGCGCGAGGAGCCAGCCAAAGCGGACTCCAGCAATCCGGACTATCTGGAATACGTAAAGAGATTGCAATCTAGGATCGCAGAGTTTAGCAACGCCAAGGATTCTATTGACGTAAGAAAATCAAGGCGAAAAAACTCAAAAAGTTTGGCGCAGATCCGTACCGCAGAAATGATCGCTGAAGAGATTAAGTGCCAGGAAACGATGAACGTAACGGTAGACAGTAATGGTGTCAATTCACCGGCAACCTCGAGAAAACTTGAAGAGATTACAAGAGAACGGTCGAAACAAAAGAACCTTATTCAGGATCTTCTAATGGATAAACTTGAGGCTCACAAACAGAAGTCAGCCGAGAAAAAGGCCCGAAGAGCTGCCAGAGCCTCATCTTTTACCACAGCGTTGTCACCGATAAAACCGTCATTATCAAATTCTTCTTCCGTCGGTAATAAGTTTGTGCCTACTTCTATAATGTCACCAGTGAGCAGTCCGACTCACACAACTTTCGGGGAGGCGAACAAGTCGTTGAATCTTTCGATGTTTTCGTGCCCTCGTGAGCAAACCGATCAAGAAGAAGCCAAAGAAAAAATCCCAAAGAAGGCAGACGAAGAGCCGATTACTGCTAGTCTAGAGAATTCTTTTAAAACGCCACTTGCACCACCAAGATTGAAGAGCGAGGAAGCTAGAAGGACCGCCGAAAAGGCTAGACAAGATGCACGAGAACGGGCTAGAATGAAGAGCGACGAAGACTTAGGCTTAAGTCCTGAAGACAGAATCAAGGAATTGAGAATGAAGGTGACTCGGAGACAACTCTCGATGGACGATACGAAAAAGGACGATACGCCGAAGACTGAAAGAGTTAAATCGTACAACTTTAGCACGATAGATAATTCGGAGCCAAAATTACAAATCAGCAAAAGCACCGATAATATGAAGAACATCGCAAAGAAGATCAATTTCCAGAAGCTACCAGCGGCTGGTGCGAAATCGATGGATGAGTTGCTGAATACCGCAGGTCTGTCACTTTCGGATAACAATAGTATGGCAACCAAACGGgataagaagaaacaaaaagactCGGAGAGACGAAAGAGTATTATACAGGCGGTGTCAGACTTCTTCTTCAAGAAAGAAACAAGTCCATCGCCAAATCAGAAGGACAAGTTATCAATGTTCCGACTGACTTCGAAATCAAAAGGAAAA ATTGATAAAACTGTTTCATCAAAATGCGACACAAGACCTAAAAGTGTATGCGAGGATATGCTCGTAGGAAATTTTCTAAGGGAAAATCCCCCGCCTGTACCGCCGCCACCGCTTAACTATTCTGCGTATGCCACTCAAGTATCAG ATGACAGTTTATCAGATGACGATACCAAAACAGCTGCTTTATCAGGATCGTGTATGCAGAAAGTTACGGCAACTGAAGAATCGTGCAATAGTGTTTCGCGTAAATTGAAGACTGCTAAAAAAGTAGCCAGACAAGCACAGTTAAAGAG attgcGGATGGCTCAagaaatacaaagaaaattagaGGAAACTGAAGTAAAACAAAAGGAATTGGAAAGCCGGGGCGTAAGTGTCGAGAAAGCGCTACGTGGTGAAGgag attccTCCAATCGTGAAGAAGCTGATTTGCTTAGAGAATGGTTTGATCTTATGAAGGAACGTACGGAACTGCGTAGATATGAAAAGGAACTTCTAGTGCGTGCACAAGAGGTTCAGTTGGAAGATCGTCATGAACGATTGCAACAAGAATTGCGTGAACGCTTGGCTGACGatg atGATAAGAAGACCAGTGATGATGTTAAAAAAGAAGGGGAAATTTTGACGGAAATGTTGGAGATAGTAGCAAAAAGGGATTCCTTAATCGTCCTATTGGAGGAAGAACGACAAAG ATATCAGAACGAAGACCGTGACCTCGAAGCTCAAATGCTGGCTAAAGGCCTGAGATTAACgccaattaaaaaatgtggtCCTAAATATTCAGTCTAA